The following are from one region of the Lytechinus pictus isolate F3 Inbred chromosome 4, Lp3.0, whole genome shotgun sequence genome:
- the LOC129258724 gene encoding eukaryotic translation initiation factor 2 subunit 3, with protein sequence MAMETPAVDNLAVQDLDNLDISKLNPLSPEVISRQATINIGTIGHVAHGKSTVVKAISGVQTVRFKNELERNITIKLGYANAKVYKCDCPACPRPGCYRSAGSNKDDSFACDRQGCSGRFRLHRHVSFVDCPGHDILMATMLNGAAVMDAALLLIAGNESCPQPQTSEHLAAIEIMKLKHILILQNKIDLVKESQAREQYEQILKFVQGTVAEGAPVIPISAQLKHNIEVICEYITKKIPIPVRDFTSEPRLIVIRSFDVNKPGCEVKDLKGGVAGGSILRGVLRIGQEIEVRPGIVSKDSEGKLQCRPIFSKIVSLFAEKNDLQFAVPGGLIGVGTKIDPTLCRADRLVGQVLGAVGALPDIYTELEISYFLLRRLLGVRTEGDKKGAKVQKLTKGEVLMVNIGSLSTGGRVQAVKADLAKVVLTIPVCTAIGEKIALSRRVEKHWRLIGWGQIRRGVTIKPTTFDS encoded by the exons GATATTTCCAAGTTGAATCCACTCTCCCCTGAAGTTATAAGCAGACAAGCAACTATTAATATTG GTACAATTGGTCATGTAGCCCATGGTAAATCCACAGTCGTGAAGGCCATCTCAGGTGTTCAGACTGTCAGATTCAAGAACGAATTGGAAAGAAATATTACCATTAAGCTCGGCTATGCAAATGCAAAG GTATATAAGTGTGATTGTCCTGCTTGCCCTAGGCCAGGATGTTACAGGTCAGCTGGTAGTAATAAAGATGACTCCTTTGCCTGTGATAGACAAGGCTGCTCAGGCAGGTTTAGATTACACAG ACATGTATCATTTGTAGACTGCCCTGGTCACGACATTCTTATGGCAACTATGTTGAACGGAGCAGCTGTTATGGATGCAGCATTGCTGTTaatag cCGGCAACGAATCCTGCCCTCAACCCCAGACGTCGGAACATCTTGCAGCCATTGAGATCATGAAGCTCAAACACATCCTGATCCTTCAGAATAAGATTGACTTGGTCAAAGAGAGTCAAGCGAGGGAGCAATACGAACAGATCCTAAAGTTTGTTCAAG gtaCGGTAGCTGAAGGAGCTCCAGTCATTCCTATCTCTGCTCAGCTGAAGCATAATATAGAAGTCATCTGTGAATATATCACCAAGAAAATACCTATCCCAGTTAGAGACTTTACTTCAGAACCTAGACTAATCG TGATCCGATCATTTGATGTGAACAAGCCTGGATGTGAGGTGAAGGATCTGAAAGGGGGCGTGGCAGGAGGTAGTATCCTCAGAGGTGTATTGAGG ATTGGGCAGGAGATAGAGGTTAGACCTGGTATTGTCTCCAAAGATAGTGAAGGCAAGCTTCAGTGCAGACCTATCTTCTCCAAGATTGTCTCTCTTTTTGCTGAGAAGAATGATCTCCAGTTCGCAGTTCCCGGAGGGCTCATTG GTGTTGGTACAAAGATCGATCCCACGCTATGTCGAGCCGATCGTCTAGTGGGTCAGGTGCTTGgtgcagtaggggctcttcctGATATATACACTGAACTTGAGATCTCCTACTTCCTTCTCAGGAGGCTGCTCGGTGTCAGGACAGAAGGGGATAAGAAAGGAGCTAAG GTTCAAAAGCTGACCAAGGGGGAAGTACTCATGGTCAACATTGGGTCCTTGTCGACGGGAGGACGCGTCCAAGCCGTCAAGGCTGATTTGGCCAAGGTTGTTTTGACCATTCCTGTCTGCACAGCTATTGGAGAGAAGATTGCCCTCAGTAGGAGAGTTGAGAAACATTGGAG ATTGATCGGGTGGGGACAGATCAGGAGGGGTGTCACCATCAAACCCACGACCTTTGACTCATAG